The nucleotide window ACGAAGGTGAAGTCAGCCGGGTAGAAGAAGAAAACACTCCATTTACCTTCAACGTCTTTCTCGGTTACGTCGATAAATTCGCCGTTTTTGAATGCTGCGTTTTTAAACGGTTTGATTTTGGTATTAATGATAGACATGGTGACCTCCGTTAAAAGATGTGATGAAGGCTACATAATTTCCGGGCCAACTTCTAATATGCAGACGTTATCAATCAGATAATCAAAAGCTATCAAAAGCCTGAGGCCAGATATCATGCGGCTTGCCGCGGCATTCTACACATAAAACCCATGCCTGTGACAGGCTTTATCTTTTCGCCGCGCCGCTGCTACTTTTATAAACATTCATTCACCTTTGCCGGACGAAGGGTGAGACAACAGCCTGGCGCACGCCTTTCTCGTGCCCGGCCTGTCAGGCGCGGCGTGATATCACCGCGCTGCGTCATCGTCCCGCTTTTTACAATGGAGTCTGGTCGTGAAAATTCGTCCCTTTGAGGAAGCCGATCGCCCTTTTCTGCGCACGCTGTTCCTGGCTGCGCGCCGCCACAGCTGGACATGGCTGGATGGCGATGCGTGGCAGCTGGAGGATCTGGATGCGGTCATTCTCGGCGAGACGGTGCTGGTGGCCGAGCTGAACGGCCATCGTGCGGGCTTTGCCGGCCTGCTGGAAAACGATAATTTTCTGCACAGCCTGTATGTCGACCCGGCGTTTCAGGGTCAGGGCGTCGGTCGTGCGCTGCTGGCAGCGGTACAGCAGCGTTTTACCTCTACCGGTGCGCTGAAATGCCTGCTGAACAATGAAGCCGCCCTGGCCTTTTATGAAAACCAGGGCTGGCAGCGGGAAGCGCTGGGTGAAAGCGAACAGGGAAAATATGTGCTGATGCACTTCCCGCTGACGGCGCGCGCCAGCGGGAAATAGCGGCTTACAGCGCGCGGAAAGCGATGTCGCCCGGGATCACTTCGCCCTGCCAGTAAAGCTGCGCGGCCACGCGGCCAGCCAGCTGGCGATACAGTGCGGTAAATTCGCTATCCGGACGGCGGATAACCGTTGGCTCGCCGTCATCCAGATCTTCACGCAAATGGATATGCAGCGGCAGCTGAGCCAGCAGCCGCGTATGGTAATCCTGCGCCAGCTGCTGCGCGCCGCCGGTGCCGAAAATCGGCTCATGATGGCCGCATTCGCTGCAGATGTGCACGCTCATATTCTCCACCACGCCCAGCACCGGCACCTCGACTTTTTCAAACATCACGATGCCTTTACGCGCATCAATCAGCGCAATGTCCTGCGGCGTGGTCACGACCAGCGCACCGGTGACCGGCACGTTCTGCGCCAGCGTCAGCTGAATGTCGCCGGTGCCCGGCGGCATATCCAGAATCAGGTAGTCCAGTTCCGGCCACAGGGTTTCATTCAGCAGCTGCATCAGCGCCTTGCTGGCCATCGGGCCGCGCCACACCATCGCATTGTCATCGGTGACCAGATAGCCGATCGAGTTAGTCGCCAGGCCATGCGCCATGATCGGCGCCATGTGCGTGCCGTCCGGTGAGGTCGGGCGCTGTTTTTCCGTGCCCAGCATGTTAGGGATCGACGGCCCGTATATGTCGGCATCCAGAATGCCAACGCGGGCACCCTCAGCCACCAGCGCCAGCGCCATATTGACCGCCGTGCTGGACTTGCCCACGCCGCCTTTGCCGGAACTAACCGCAATGATGTTTTTCACGCCGCTGGCGCCGGGGTGGTTTTTCACGCGCTTCAGCGTGGCGATGTCGTGGCGCAGCCGCCAGTCGATAGCCCGCGCGCCGGTCAGGCGCAGCAGTTCGGCGCTGGTCTGCGCTTTCAGCGCTTCAAAGGCGCTGGCCCAGGCAAAAGGCATCTCCAGTTCAATATGCAGCGTCTCATCCAGCAGCGCGACGTGGCGCAGCGCTTTCAGGGTGGTCAGATTGTGATGCAGTGTCGGATGTTCAAAGCCACTCAGCACGCCGATAACCACGGCGCGCAACGCTTCAGGTGAATGCTGTTCGCGGGATTGTGCGGTCATCCCTACTCCTTATTTTGTCATGACGCCGGATTACGGCGGTGTGCTGTCAATCATATCAGACCGGCGTGAAAAGTGACGCGACTGTCCTGCTGTGTTTACGCCAGGAGGTCCTTCGGTTAACATCTAAGCCCGATTTTTCATTTACGGAAAGCTACGCAAATTATGACTCAAGTCGCTAAAAAATTACTGGTAACCTGCGCCCTGCCGTACGCAAACGGCTCTATCCATCTCGGTCACATGCTTGAACACATTCAGGCTGACGTGTGGGTGCGTTACCAGCGAATGCGTGGCAACCAGGTTTACTTTATCTGCGCGGATGATGCTCACGGCACGCCGATTATGCTGAAAGCCCAGCAGCTGGGCATCGCGCCGGAGCAGATGATTGCAGAGATGAAGCAGGAGCATGAAACGGATTTTGCCGGTTTCAACATCAGCTACGACAACTACCATTCGACGCACGGTGATGAAAACCGCGAACTGGCCGGGGTGATCTATACCCGTCTGAAAGAGAACGGCTTCATTAAAAACCGTACCATTTCGCAGCTCTACGATCCGGAAAAAGGCATGTTCCTGCCGGATCGCTTTGTTAAAGGCACCTGCCCGAAATGCAAATCTCCGGATCAGTACGGTGATAACTGTGAAGTGTGCGGCGCAACGTACAGCCCGACCGAGTTGATTGAGCCTAAATCCGTGGTGTCCGGTGCGACGCCGGAGATGCGTGATTCCGAACACTTCTTCTTTGATCTGCCTTCGTTCAGCGAGATGCTGCAGGCGTGGACCCGCTCCGGTGCGCTGCAGGAGCAGGTGGCCAATAAGATGCAGGAGTGGTTCGAAGCTGGCCTGCAGCAGTGGGATATCTCCCGCGATGCGCCGTACTTCGGCTTTGAGATCCCCGGTGCGCCTGGCAAATATTTTTATGTCTGGCTGGATGCGCCTATCGGCTATATGGGCTCGTTCAAAAACCTGT belongs to Candidatus Pantoea soli and includes:
- a CDS encoding GNAT family N-acetyltransferase — its product is MKIRPFEEADRPFLRTLFLAARRHSWTWLDGDAWQLEDLDAVILGETVLVAELNGHRAGFAGLLENDNFLHSLYVDPAFQGQGVGRALLAAVQQRFTSTGALKCLLNNEAALAFYENQGWQREALGESEQGKYVLMHFPLTARASGK
- the apbC gene encoding iron-sulfur cluster carrier protein ApbC is translated as MTAQSREQHSPEALRAVVIGVLSGFEHPTLHHNLTTLKALRHVALLDETLHIELEMPFAWASAFEALKAQTSAELLRLTGARAIDWRLRHDIATLKRVKNHPGASGVKNIIAVSSGKGGVGKSSTAVNMALALVAEGARVGILDADIYGPSIPNMLGTEKQRPTSPDGTHMAPIMAHGLATNSIGYLVTDDNAMVWRGPMASKALMQLLNETLWPELDYLILDMPPGTGDIQLTLAQNVPVTGALVVTTPQDIALIDARKGIVMFEKVEVPVLGVVENMSVHICSECGHHEPIFGTGGAQQLAQDYHTRLLAQLPLHIHLREDLDDGEPTVIRRPDSEFTALYRQLAGRVAAQLYWQGEVIPGDIAFRAL